A genome region from Candidatus Zixiibacteriota bacterium includes the following:
- a CDS encoding GIY-YIG nuclease family protein, which produces MEKYDRIYTGQTNDINMRLDKHNSGRVRSTNAYIPWRLIHSEEFDIRAEAMAREKELKSHRGRDFIRNEVLSWPSYR; this is translated from the coding sequence TTGGAAAAGTATGATAGAATCTATACTGGACAGACTAACGATATAAATATGCGTTTAGACAAACATAACAGTGGCCGAGTTAGATCAACTAATGCATATATACCTTGGCGCCTTATTCACAGCGAAGAATTTGATATTCGAGCTGAGGCAATGGCTCGTGAGAAAGAATTAAAATCTCACAGAGGCAGGGATTTTATTCGCAATGAGGTACTCAGCTGGCCCTCTTATCGATAG